A single window of Chitinophaga sp. XS-30 DNA harbors:
- a CDS encoding delta-aminolevulinic acid dehydratase, protein MDIVASFNRLKDYCEREDFRGWDPYDGLNSTVFRRLPWLPDRRLPRLAWIQMMKRTPFNLRKVMGVKKAYNPKGLGLFLAGYCNLYKREPSALYLDKIKYLADKLISLQSTGYSGSCWGYNFDWQARAFFQPRNTPTVVATTYIANALMDAWEITKEQQYLTVALGSAGFVLYDLNRSYDDKGNFAFSYSPQDHTQVFNASLLGTRLLARIYHYTRDVSLLKPARQSAAFCCDHRQENGAWSYGTLPFHQWTDNFHTGYNLECLAAYQYYTHDHSFRKAIEKGTDYYLRTFFTEEGKPKYYNNKLYPLDVHNTAQLIITLSRLGLFGQHRPLMDKVLGWTINNMQDREGYFYYQLRRGLNVRTPYMRWAQAWMFNAMSLYLLEIKSDHDQNSYL, encoded by the coding sequence ATGGATATTGTTGCATCGTTTAACAGGCTGAAAGATTATTGCGAGCGGGAGGACTTCCGGGGCTGGGACCCCTATGATGGCCTGAACAGCACGGTATTCCGGCGTTTGCCCTGGTTGCCGGACAGGCGTTTGCCCCGGCTGGCCTGGATACAGATGATGAAGCGCACGCCATTCAATTTACGTAAGGTGATGGGCGTGAAGAAAGCATACAATCCCAAAGGCCTCGGCCTCTTCCTGGCGGGTTACTGCAACCTCTACAAAAGAGAGCCGTCCGCGCTTTATCTGGACAAGATCAAATACCTGGCGGACAAGCTCATCAGCCTTCAGTCCACCGGCTACAGCGGCAGCTGCTGGGGGTATAATTTCGACTGGCAGGCACGGGCCTTCTTCCAGCCCCGGAATACCCCCACCGTAGTAGCCACCACCTATATCGCCAATGCGCTGATGGACGCCTGGGAGATCACAAAAGAGCAGCAGTACCTCACCGTAGCGCTGGGCAGCGCCGGGTTTGTGCTGTACGACCTCAACCGCAGTTATGATGATAAAGGGAACTTCGCCTTTTCCTATTCCCCGCAGGACCATACGCAGGTATTCAACGCTTCCCTGCTCGGTACCCGGCTGCTGGCCCGCATTTATCATTACACCCGGGACGTATCCCTCCTGAAGCCCGCGAGGCAATCCGCCGCATTCTGCTGCGATCACCGGCAGGAGAACGGCGCCTGGTCTTACGGCACCCTGCCTTTTCACCAGTGGACAGATAATTTTCATACCGGCTACAACCTGGAATGCCTCGCGGCCTACCAGTACTATACGCACGATCACAGCTTCCGCAAAGCGATTGAAAAAGGAACGGACTATTATCTGCGGACTTTCTTTACCGAAGAAGGCAAACCGAAATATTACAACAACAAACTTTATCCGCTGGATGTGCATAATACCGCGCAGCTCATCATCACCCTGTCCCGCCTCGGCCTCTTTGGCCAGCACCGGCCGCTGATGGATAAAGTGCTGGGATGGACGATAAACAATATGCAGGACCGCGAAGGCTATTTCTATTACCAGCTCCGCCGCGGCCTGAATGTGCGAACACCCTACATGCGCTGGGCGCAGGCCTGGATGTTCAATGCCATGTCGCTTTACCTACTTGAAATAAAATCAGATCATGACCAGAACAGCTATTTGTAA
- a CDS encoding WecB/TagA/CpsF family glycosyltransferase, producing the protein MTRTAICNIPVDVLTMQQTLDHIEDAITRRKQIQHVVINAAKVVHAQKDPGLRNAIVNCDIINADGQSIVWASRFLGKALPERVAGIDLMEALIALAGKKRYKIFLLGAKEEVVKKVADIYTAQHGAGIIAGYRNGYFKPEEEAQVAAEIAVSGADMLFVAITSPKKELFLDEYNDVINIPFTMGVGGSFDVVAGLTKRAPRWMQRIGMEWFYRLAQEPRRMWKRYLIGNSAFIYLVLKEKLKFKH; encoded by the coding sequence ATGACCAGAACAGCTATTTGTAACATCCCTGTGGATGTGCTGACGATGCAGCAAACGCTGGATCATATTGAAGACGCCATCACCCGGCGCAAACAGATACAACATGTGGTGATCAATGCCGCAAAGGTAGTGCATGCACAGAAAGACCCCGGGCTGAGAAATGCCATCGTCAACTGTGATATCATCAATGCAGACGGCCAGTCCATCGTCTGGGCCTCCCGTTTCCTCGGCAAGGCCCTGCCGGAACGCGTGGCCGGTATCGACCTGATGGAAGCGCTGATAGCGCTGGCAGGTAAAAAACGCTATAAAATATTCCTGCTTGGCGCAAAAGAAGAAGTGGTAAAAAAGGTGGCAGATATCTACACCGCGCAACATGGCGCCGGTATCATCGCCGGTTACCGCAACGGGTACTTCAAACCGGAAGAGGAAGCGCAGGTAGCCGCGGAGATCGCCGTGTCCGGCGCGGATATGCTCTTTGTCGCCATCACTTCCCCGAAGAAAGAACTGTTCCTCGACGAATACAACGACGTGATCAACATCCCCTTTACCATGGGCGTCGGCGGCAGCTTCGACGTAGTGGCAGGGCTGACGAAACGCGCACCCCGCTGGATGCAGCGCATCGGCATGGAATGGTTCTACCGCCTGGCACAGGAGCCGCGCCGGATGTGGAAACGTTATCTCATCGGGAACAGCGCGTTCATCTATCTCGTACTGAAAGAAAAACTGAAGTTCAAACACTGA